The sequence TCGAGGGCAGCAGCATCGCGGCATGGGCGGCCACGAACAGCAGGGTGCCCGCCATCAGCACGGCGACCGGGCGTCGCTCGCGCGATCGAAGCGAGACCAGTGTGACGATGCATGCCGCGATGAAGAGCGGGATCTGCGGGATGCCACGGATCTGACGCTCGGAGAAGACCCCGAACCAGCGGTAGAAACGGCGGACAAGCCCCCCATCGTCCCACTGCTGGAACTGGCGGACCATGTTGAGGTCGTGCTGGATGTGCATGTTGGGGGCGGGAGGTGCCACAGGCGTCGGTGTCTGGCCAAGACGGGCGAGGAACCAGCTTGTCTCGTTGGTCGCGACCGGTCCGGAGGATGGGAAGTTGTTGAGCTGCCAGAGGAGCGCGCGGGCCGCGGCCTTCAGGTAGGCGCCCGGATGCTCGCGCCAGCTTGCGTTGGTCCACGCCTTCAGCATGGCCAGCGTCTTCGGCGACTCAACAGCGCCGATCGCCCAGAGAAAGTGCCACGTGTCGCTGTCGGAGCGCTCCGAAGCCAGGAACGTGCCGTATGCGTTCCTTGTCGGCTCGTCGAGCGGGAACGTGTCGCTGAGCACGCCGGCACGCGCGAATCCCTGCCAGGTGACAACCTCCATGCCGCGGGCGAACCCCGCGACCGAGCGGGAACGGTTGTACGCAAGCCATGGCACGGTGAGCAGCGCGAATGCAAGGACCATGCCGATCGCCGGGACCACCACTGAACGTCGACGCCGCGGCGACATCGTGTCCCAGCATCTCAGTATCCAGGCCAGCCCCGCAAACAGGGCGAACACCTGGAGGCTGGGGCGGATGAGCACCCCCGCGGCGAGGACCGCGCCAAGCGCGACCGACCAGAGCAGCGTGCGGATCAACTCTCGACGCGAAGCGACGGCCACCGGCGCCGTGAGCGCGATCGCGGTGGCGATGACCATGCTCGCCGCGCTGGGCCCCTCGGTGAGCATGCAGGATTCGAAGCCCAGCAGCCACGGGTCGACCGCCGCGAGCAAGCCGGCGACCAGGGCCATCCGAGGGCCGGCGAGCCTGGCGACCGTGGCCGCAATCAGGCCACAGGCGAGGACGCCGAGTAAGTGCTGCACCAGGAGAATGCCGGCGGGGCTGTTGCCAAAGAGCAGGTTCACAAGGCCGAGCAGCGCGGGGTAGCCCGGAGTGCGATAGACGGAAATGCCGGCGAAGCTGCCGGCGGCGACCTGCTGGCCATACAGAACGTAATCGACGCTGTCATTGACAACCAGCAACGAGAGCCCACCCTGAGCCAGCAAGCGGGTCAGGCATGCGGCAGCAACGGTCATCCACACCGCACTGCGGCTGGAGAGGCGCCGGGTCGTAGCGAGCATGGGGGCGGACATGGGGCGCAGACCGAGTGGCGAGAGAGCACAGGGGTGCGACCGAACGAGTCGTAACGAGTCAACCGCGCCGGAGGAGAAACCCTCGCCACGCGGCGCTGCGAGCAGCAGGCTACCGATCCAGTTCCGCGGCGATGACGTTGATGCTGCCCAGGACGACCACAACATCCGAGAGCATGTGGCCCTCGGTCAGTTTCTGCATGAGCGAGTAGTTGATGAAGCAGGCAGGTCGGGTCTTGGCCCGCCAGGGACGGCTGGTGCCGTCAGAAACGATGTAGAACCCCTGCTCGCCGTTGGGCCCCTCATTCCAGCCATAGGCCTCGGCGACCGGCGGCTTCCAGCCGCGGTTGGTCATGATCATCTCGAAGTGCTGGATCAGCCCTTCGATGGAGGAGTAGACCTCCTTCTTGGTGGGCTTGACCATCTTGGAGTCGCTGAAGACATCGACAGGGCCGCCCGGGATCGCGTCGATGAGC comes from Phycisphaeraceae bacterium and encodes:
- a CDS encoding glycosyltransferase family 39 protein — its product is MLATTRRLSSRSAVWMTVAAACLTRLLAQGGLSLLVVNDSVDYVLYGQQVAAGSFAGISVYRTPGYPALLGLVNLLFGNSPAGILLVQHLLGVLACGLIAATVARLAGPRMALVAGLLAAVDPWLLGFESCMLTEGPSAASMVIATAIALTAPVAVASRRELIRTLLWSVALGAVLAAGVLIRPSLQVFALFAGLAWILRCWDTMSPRRRRSVVVPAIGMVLAFALLTVPWLAYNRSRSVAGFARGMEVVTWQGFARAGVLSDTFPLDEPTRNAYGTFLASERSDSDTWHFLWAIGAVESPKTLAMLKAWTNASWREHPGAYLKAAARALLWQLNNFPSSGPVATNETSWFLARLGQTPTPVAPPAPNMHIQHDLNMVRQFQQWDDGGLVRRFYRWFGVFSERQIRGIPQIPLFIAACIVTLVSLRSRERRPVAVLMAGTLLFVAAHAAMLLPSSRYGLPAWVTWYIALGVLPATISSLRGDRPREHTKT